In Candidatus Defluviibacterium haderslevense, the following are encoded in one genomic region:
- a CDS encoding CHAT domain-containing protein: MYFGIKSVMILFLFCLSIALQSQVKDNLVFKKEFDSTCALVKTYLSKKDFSNANKLLIENESAVILKLGDLSDSYGELCYLRGKSEMSLNNYKSAQEYFFKALPIVRNGKDSLSFQAVQCLSLLGQVLLFDGQINKAEPYIVEALNVCKKTFGDSNIEYGKSLNNLATFYAKTQNFSNAEKYYNESLNFREKIEGKNSLGYAVTLRNLGELYSETDKFDQALNALLVSKMTFESLNASNKIEYILTLAVLAKVYERSGQYDKDEYYLLEAYAIYQKNEALKKNRMYGNTLNQIGVYYYKIGSFEKSLFYYNEAINFYKNNFGQESIEYMGVLNNIARIHSDLGRYDLAEEQFAVVLNFYDKLLGTENIYSLEALQNLILVKLRQGKIDIPDSVFLNIIEANIKIKGKDHHEIAQYLRLYSEFKLLNGHHKQAIHLDTQALNLVTKSFGLGNPTSKSILINLAKSYYEIDSFERAAYYYSSASSIYKREIVNALSYMSDREAYEFTNNLRKDDFNFMDAFGKYQTLDYLIGEAFDDALFYKGNLLNARIQKNRIISRDSSASSLNDVYKSFKRLLAAEYSKPLAERRDLASLENKANVSEKELSKHLNLKNDASIDVHWSQLLRNLKQNEVIIEFIAYPLYNDGKISNTICYAALLIRPDDKFPVFIPLCSEEKLEAQFVVNSKRRMEYVSKLYQKPDNLSRQHDKYLYNLIWKPIESLIKPYSTVYYSPIGLMHRINLNAITLPDNSSVMDQYKLVLLTSTRELLSQSDEYVSNTNESILFGGLQYDLNVNSTSISDTIVYQIDLSTRGDFSFFQNDSSLRVGKWKYLEGTINEVQKISTVFEMNNLKSNIISELNATEDFFKSLGRSTTRASSPRLIHLATHGFFFPDPKNINQFSIVNNSKQIVFQNATDPMIRSGLIMAGANYAWQNGKPAYPNTDDGILTAYEISLMDLSNTELVVLSACETGLGDIAGNEGVYGLQRAFKIAGVKNIMMSLWQVPDKQTSELMQLFYINWIKDKLPICDALLEAQNSLRKKGLEPYYWAGFVLVN; this comes from the coding sequence GTGATCTATCTGATTCTTATGGTGAACTTTGTTATTTGAGGGGAAAGTCAGAGATGTCATTAAATAACTATAAAAGCGCTCAAGAGTATTTCTTTAAAGCATTACCAATTGTCAGAAATGGAAAAGATTCATTAAGTTTTCAAGCCGTTCAATGTTTGAGTCTATTGGGGCAGGTTCTATTATTTGATGGACAAATAAACAAAGCAGAACCATATATAGTAGAGGCTTTAAATGTTTGTAAAAAAACATTTGGGGATAGTAATATTGAATATGGCAAATCCTTGAATAATCTAGCTACTTTTTATGCAAAAACGCAGAATTTTTCGAATGCAGAAAAGTACTATAATGAAAGTTTGAATTTTAGAGAAAAAATAGAAGGAAAGAATTCATTAGGTTATGCAGTTACACTCCGAAATTTAGGAGAGTTGTATTCAGAAACAGATAAGTTCGATCAGGCCTTAAATGCATTATTAGTTTCAAAAATGACTTTTGAATCATTGAATGCGAGTAATAAAATAGAGTATATTCTGACCTTGGCAGTATTGGCAAAAGTTTATGAAAGATCTGGCCAATATGATAAAGATGAATATTATTTATTAGAAGCATATGCGATTTATCAAAAAAATGAAGCTTTAAAAAAGAATAGAATGTATGGAAATACGTTAAACCAAATTGGTGTTTATTATTATAAAATTGGTTCTTTTGAAAAATCTTTGTTTTATTATAATGAAGCGATAAATTTTTATAAGAACAATTTTGGTCAGGAGAGTATTGAATATATGGGTGTTCTAAATAATATTGCTAGAATACATTCTGATTTGGGAAGATATGATTTGGCTGAAGAACAGTTTGCAGTTGTCTTGAATTTTTATGATAAACTATTAGGTACTGAAAATATATATTCTTTGGAAGCGCTTCAAAATCTTATTTTGGTAAAATTGAGACAAGGGAAAATTGATATACCAGATAGTGTCTTTCTAAATATTATTGAAGCTAATATTAAAATAAAAGGTAAAGATCATCATGAAATCGCGCAGTATTTAAGATTATATTCTGAGTTCAAATTGCTTAATGGTCATCATAAACAAGCTATTCATTTAGACACACAAGCTCTTAATTTGGTCACGAAATCTTTTGGATTAGGTAATCCAACCAGTAAGAGTATACTTATCAATTTGGCAAAATCATATTATGAAATTGATAGCTTTGAAAGGGCCGCATATTATTATTCGTCTGCAAGTAGCATTTATAAAAGGGAAATTGTTAATGCCTTGAGTTATATGTCAGATAGAGAGGCGTATGAGTTTACTAATAATCTGCGGAAAGATGATTTTAATTTTATGGATGCATTTGGAAAATATCAAACTCTGGATTATTTAATTGGAGAAGCATTTGATGATGCATTATTTTATAAAGGCAATTTGCTTAATGCTAGAATTCAAAAAAACCGAATTATATCAAGAGATTCATCAGCTAGCTCATTAAATGATGTTTATAAATCATTCAAAAGGTTACTTGCTGCAGAATATTCAAAGCCTTTGGCTGAGCGTAGAGATCTTGCTAGTTTAGAAAACAAAGCTAATGTTTCTGAAAAGGAATTAAGTAAACATCTCAATTTGAAAAACGATGCTTCTATTGACGTACATTGGAGCCAATTGCTTCGTAATCTAAAGCAAAATGAAGTGATTATTGAATTTATTGCCTATCCTTTGTACAATGATGGAAAAATATCTAATACTATCTGTTATGCTGCATTACTTATTAGACCTGATGACAAATTTCCTGTCTTCATTCCATTGTGTTCCGAAGAAAAATTAGAAGCGCAATTTGTAGTAAATTCTAAAAGAAGAATGGAGTACGTTTCAAAACTATACCAAAAACCTGATAATTTGTCAAGGCAACATGATAAGTATCTGTATAATCTGATTTGGAAGCCAATTGAGTCTTTGATAAAACCATATTCGACAGTATATTATTCTCCTATTGGTTTAATGCATAGGATAAATCTAAATGCAATTACACTTCCGGATAATTCATCTGTAATGGACCAATATAAGTTGGTGTTGTTAACTAGCACGCGTGAATTATTATCGCAAAGCGATGAATACGTTAGTAATACTAATGAAAGTATTCTATTTGGAGGTTTGCAGTATGATCTTAATGTCAACTCAACTAGTATTTCGGATACTATAGTTTATCAAATTGATTTAAGTACAAGAGGAGATTTTTCCTTTTTCCAAAATGATTCGAGTTTAAGAGTTGGGAAATGGAAATATCTTGAGGGAACTATTAATGAAGTTCAGAAAATTTCAACTGTGTTTGAAATGAATAACTTAAAATCTAATATTATTTCAGAGTTAAATGCCACTGAAGATTTCTTTAAATCTTTAGGTAGATCAACAACAAGAGCCAGCTCGCCAAGATTGATTCATTTAGCCACTCATGGATTTTTCTTCCCTGATCCAAAGAATATTAATCAATTTTCAATAGTCAATAATTCGAAACAAATAGTCTTTCAAAATGCAACTGATCCTATGATAAGATCAGGTTTAATAATGGCTGGGGCAAATTATGCTTGGCAAAATGGAAAGCCAGCATATCCAAACACAGATGATGGCATTTTGACAGCATATGAAATCAGCTTAATGGATCTCAGCAATACTGAGCTGGTTGTTCTCTCAGCTTGTGAAACAGGACTAGGTGATATAGCAGGAAATGAAGGTGTCTACGGATTACAGCGAGCATTTAAAATCGCTGGTGTAAAAAATATAATGATGTCGCTCTGGCAAGTTCCAGACAAACAAACATCCGAATTAATGCAACTTTTTTATATAAATTGGATCAAAGATAAACTTCCAATTTGTGATGCCTTATTAGAAGCACAAAACTCTTTGCGTAAAAAAGGCCTAGAACCATACTATTGGGCTGGATTTGTATTGGTAAATTAG